In a genomic window of Pseudoxanthomonas sp. Root65:
- a CDS encoding LacI family DNA-binding transcriptional regulator: MDKPKKSIRRKSSGVTIDEVAALAGVSPMTVSRVINNQGKVRDATRERVMRAVRELDYTPNLAASSLAAAQHTRIALIYTNPSGAYLRELLVGLLRVASRTAVQLVIDYWDDLDAEAERKAARALAGRVDGVILPPPLCESRAAVTELVKAGIPVVAIASGRFSDDISCVRIDDFRAGREMAEHLIQQGHSRIGFIRGRSDLSASSRRYDGFITALHEAGLEVEPALVQQGDYTYRSGLKAAEKLLAHRKPPTAIFASNDDMGAAAISVAHRRGLDVPRDLSVVGFDDTSAATTVWPELTTIHQPIASMANAAIDILLRGIKRRTDSTRVLMDHVVPHRLVVRDSVAVPPKRR; encoded by the coding sequence TTGGACAAGCCGAAGAAGTCGATCCGCCGCAAGAGCAGCGGCGTGACGATCGATGAGGTGGCCGCCCTGGCGGGTGTGTCGCCGATGACCGTGTCGCGGGTGATCAACAACCAGGGCAAGGTCCGCGACGCCACCCGCGAGCGCGTCATGCGCGCCGTCCGGGAACTCGACTACACGCCCAACCTGGCCGCCAGCTCGCTGGCCGCCGCGCAGCACACGCGCATCGCGCTGATCTACACCAATCCCAGCGGCGCCTATCTGCGCGAACTGCTGGTGGGCCTGCTGCGTGTCGCCTCGCGCACCGCCGTGCAACTGGTGATCGACTACTGGGACGACCTGGATGCCGAAGCCGAACGCAAGGCCGCGCGTGCGCTGGCCGGGCGCGTCGACGGCGTGATCCTGCCGCCGCCGCTGTGCGAATCGCGCGCGGCGGTGACCGAACTCGTCAAGGCCGGCATCCCGGTGGTCGCCATCGCTTCCGGCCGCTTCAGCGACGACATCTCGTGCGTGCGGATCGACGATTTCCGCGCTGGCCGGGAAATGGCCGAACACCTGATCCAGCAAGGCCACAGCCGGATCGGCTTCATCCGCGGACGCAGCGACCTGAGCGCCAGTTCGCGGCGCTACGACGGCTTCATCACCGCCCTGCACGAGGCCGGGCTGGAGGTCGAGCCCGCCCTCGTCCAGCAGGGCGACTATACCTACCGCTCCGGCCTGAAGGCCGCAGAGAAACTGCTGGCCCATCGCAAGCCGCCGACCGCCATCTTCGCCAGCAACGACGACATGGGCGCGGCGGCGATCTCGGTGGCGCATCGTCGCGGCCTGGACGTGCCGCGCGACCTGTCGGTGGTCGGCTTCGACGACACCTCGGCGGCCACCACCGTCTGGCCGGAACTGACCACCATCCACCAGCCGATCGCGTCGATGGCCAACGCGGCCATCGACATCCTGCTGCGCGGCATCAAGCGCAGGACCGACAGCACGCGCGTGCTGATGGACCACGTGGTGCCGCACCGGCTGGTCGTCCGCGATTCGGTGGCAGTGCCCCCCAAGCGGCGATAG
- a CDS encoding alpha-glucuronidase family glycosyl hydrolase, whose product MLPLTLRRGDGRRGWLLAVVVVLLGCMGSVRAEDGYDLWLRYTPVESTLAGAYRTRLGDVVAPDATATQRVARDELMRGLSGLLGSAPRTQNEGAGQRMLILGTPDSSRWVAPFRHDLDVLGDEGYLLRQAQVEGRDVLLVAARQDIGVLYGVFHLLRLLQTGTSLEGLDLRESPAMRLRVLNHWDNLDGYVERGYAGGSLWDWHTLPDWQDPRYADYARANASLGINGTVLNNVNANALSLSPDYLRKAAALADVFRPYGIRVYLSARFSAPIEIGGLATADPLDPDVQRWWRKKADEIYAVIPDFGGFLVKANSEGQPGPQDYGRSHADGANLLADALAPHGGVVMWRAFVYAHDVPEDRAKQAYNEFVGLDGAFRGNVLLQVKNGPIDFQPREPFHPLFGAMPKTPLMMEFQITKEYLGFATHLVYQGPLYEEVLRADTHARGPGSTVALVVDGSLDGHRLTGIAGVANIGDDRTWSGSHFDQANWYVFGRLAWNPRQSSRAIAADWVAMTFSRDPGVVQPVVDMMMASRDAAVDYMTPLGLHHVMARGHHYGPGPWVDGGPRPDWTSVYYHRADRGGIGFDRTARGSNAVSQYAPVVARDFDDVKRVPESLLLWFHHVPWDHRMASGRPLWDELVHRYTRGVRQVETMQATWEGLRDKVDAPRHAHVAAFLRIQRNEAQWWRDASVAYFQSLNGRALPAGEAAPPHPLAYYQSLQFPFAPGDGR is encoded by the coding sequence ATGTTACCGCTAACCCTCCGGCGCGGCGACGGGCGGCGGGGCTGGCTGCTGGCCGTCGTCGTCGTATTGCTCGGCTGCATGGGCAGCGTGCGTGCGGAAGATGGCTACGACCTGTGGCTGCGCTACACGCCGGTCGAATCCACTCTGGCGGGGGCGTACCGCACGCGCCTCGGTGACGTGGTTGCGCCAGACGCGACCGCGACCCAGCGCGTCGCCCGCGACGAACTGATGCGCGGCCTGTCCGGCCTGCTGGGCAGCGCGCCGCGCACGCAGAACGAAGGGGCCGGGCAGCGGATGCTGATCCTGGGCACCCCGGATTCGTCGCGATGGGTCGCACCGTTCCGCCATGATCTGGACGTGTTGGGCGACGAGGGCTATCTGCTCCGGCAGGCCCAGGTCGAAGGGCGCGACGTGCTGCTGGTGGCGGCACGCCAGGACATCGGCGTGCTCTACGGGGTCTTTCACCTGCTGCGCCTGCTGCAGACCGGAACATCGCTGGAAGGGCTTGACCTCCGCGAGTCACCGGCGATGCGGCTACGCGTACTCAACCACTGGGACAACCTCGACGGCTATGTCGAGCGCGGCTACGCCGGCGGCTCGCTGTGGGACTGGCACACGCTGCCGGACTGGCAGGATCCGCGCTATGCCGACTACGCCCGCGCCAATGCATCGCTGGGCATCAACGGCACCGTTCTCAACAACGTCAACGCGAACGCGCTGAGTCTGTCGCCCGACTACCTGCGCAAGGCGGCGGCACTGGCGGACGTGTTCCGCCCGTATGGCATCCGCGTGTATCTCAGTGCGCGCTTCAGTGCGCCCATCGAGATCGGCGGGCTGGCGACGGCGGATCCGCTCGATCCGGATGTGCAGCGCTGGTGGCGAAAGAAGGCGGACGAGATCTACGCGGTGATCCCGGATTTCGGCGGCTTCCTGGTCAAGGCCAATTCGGAAGGCCAGCCCGGTCCGCAGGACTACGGCCGCTCGCATGCCGATGGCGCCAATCTGCTGGCCGATGCACTGGCGCCGCACGGCGGCGTGGTGATGTGGCGCGCCTTCGTCTACGCCCACGATGTGCCGGAAGATCGCGCCAAGCAGGCCTACAACGAATTCGTCGGCCTCGACGGCGCGTTCCGCGGCAATGTGCTGCTGCAGGTGAAGAACGGCCCCATCGACTTCCAGCCGCGCGAGCCGTTCCACCCGCTGTTCGGCGCCATGCCGAAAACGCCGCTGATGATGGAGTTCCAGATCACCAAGGAATACCTCGGATTCGCCACCCACCTCGTCTACCAAGGCCCGCTGTACGAGGAAGTGCTGCGCGCCGACACGCATGCACGCGGTCCGGGTTCCACCGTCGCGCTGGTGGTCGACGGCTCGCTGGACGGCCATAGGCTGACCGGCATCGCCGGCGTGGCCAACATCGGCGACGACCGCACCTGGAGCGGATCGCACTTCGACCAGGCCAACTGGTATGTGTTCGGCCGGCTGGCGTGGAATCCGAGGCAATCCTCGCGCGCCATCGCCGCAGACTGGGTGGCGATGACGTTCTCGCGCGATCCCGGCGTGGTGCAGCCGGTCGTCGACATGATGATGGCTTCGCGCGACGCGGCGGTGGACTACATGACGCCGCTGGGCCTGCACCACGTGATGGCGCGCGGTCACCACTACGGTCCCGGTCCCTGGGTGGACGGCGGGCCGCGTCCGGACTGGACCTCGGTGTACTACCACCGCGCCGATCGCGGCGGCATCGGCTTCGACCGCACCGCGCGCGGCAGCAATGCGGTGTCGCAGTACGCGCCCGTCGTTGCACGCGATTTCGACGACGTGAAGCGCGTGCCGGAATCGCTGCTGCTGTGGTTCCACCATGTGCCGTGGGACCACCGCATGGCATCCGGGCGTCCGCTCTGGGACGAACTGGTGCATCGCTACACGCGCGGCGTGCGCCAGGTGGAGACGATGCAGGCCACGTGGGAGGGCCTGCGCGACAAGGTGGATGCACCACGGCATGCGCACGTTGCCGCCTTCCTGCGCATCCAGCGCAACGAGGCGCAGTGGTGGCGCGACGCCAGCGTGGCCTACTTCCAGTCGCTCAACGGACGCGCATTGCCAGCCGGGGAAGCGGCGCCGCCGCATCCGCTTGCTTACTACCAGTCCCTGCAGTTTCCGTTCGCACCGGGGGATGGGCGATGA
- a CDS encoding sialate O-acetylesterase, with translation MFQDHAVLQRNRPIPVWGTAGAGDTVTVTLARQTVTTRAAADGRWRVALRPLAAGGSHTLTVRAGQATQVVRDVQVGDVWLCSGQSNMELPVWRALDASSEIASASYPRIRLFTVPQAAAVTPQASFAGATAWKPASPDTVRDFSAACLYFARELQKTVDVPMGLIQAAWGGSRIEAWTGAAALRAGGGRDEVLDVLVTYADDPSAGIAQWSRHWENWWTTRKDAVPGDLPWQPDASVEDWHEAPASLGAWERWGVPALADYNGMVWYRTQVTLTAAQAVTGATLELGAADETDMTWVNGVAVGSRYGAGEARRYRVPAGVLKAGINTVVVNVLDTYRDGGLAGPVEAQALRFDDGTRAVLDARWRYRVAPAAEAPPGAPWQAATGLSTLHNGMIAPLGDYGLRGLLWYQGESNTGEAGAYAALLRTLRDDWRQQFGYRVPLLVVQLAGYGMPPTAPVDSGWAQLRDAQRQVVAEDTQSGLVVAIDIGDAYDIHPPNKQELARRLARAARHVVYGERALVPSGPTARTASRSADGVRITFDGVTGALVTTGANGPIGFELCDAGTKRCDYADAVLDGAHVVLRGPHADTATHVRYCWADGPVCTLRDAAGLPAGPFELPLTAAEVSR, from the coding sequence ATGTTCCAGGACCACGCGGTGTTGCAGCGGAACAGGCCGATCCCGGTATGGGGCACGGCCGGCGCAGGCGACACGGTCACGGTGACGCTTGCGCGGCAGACGGTTACGACACGTGCGGCGGCGGACGGCCGGTGGCGCGTGGCGCTGCGACCGCTCGCAGCCGGCGGCTCCCACACCCTGACGGTCAGGGCAGGGCAGGCGACCCAGGTCGTGCGCGACGTGCAGGTGGGCGACGTGTGGTTGTGTTCCGGGCAATCGAACATGGAGCTTCCCGTCTGGCGTGCGCTCGACGCCAGCAGCGAGATCGCCTCGGCGTCGTATCCGCGCATCCGGTTGTTCACCGTGCCGCAGGCGGCGGCCGTGACGCCGCAAGCCTCGTTCGCCGGCGCGACCGCATGGAAGCCCGCGTCGCCGGACACGGTGCGCGATTTTTCCGCTGCCTGCCTGTACTTCGCGCGCGAGTTGCAGAAGACGGTCGACGTGCCGATGGGACTGATCCAGGCCGCATGGGGCGGCTCACGGATCGAGGCCTGGACCGGTGCCGCCGCCTTGCGTGCCGGCGGTGGCCGCGATGAGGTCCTCGATGTGCTGGTGACTTACGCGGACGATCCGTCGGCAGGGATCGCGCAGTGGAGTCGACATTGGGAGAACTGGTGGACCACGCGCAAGGACGCCGTTCCCGGTGACCTGCCGTGGCAACCCGACGCATCCGTTGAAGACTGGCACGAGGCGCCTGCGTCGCTCGGCGCGTGGGAGCGCTGGGGCGTGCCGGCCCTGGCGGACTACAACGGCATGGTCTGGTACCGCACGCAGGTGACGCTGACGGCGGCACAGGCTGTGACCGGCGCGACGCTGGAACTCGGCGCGGCCGACGAGACCGACATGACCTGGGTGAACGGCGTGGCCGTCGGCAGCCGCTACGGCGCGGGCGAGGCGAGACGGTATCGCGTGCCAGCGGGCGTTCTGAAGGCCGGCATCAATACCGTCGTGGTCAACGTGCTGGACACCTATCGCGACGGCGGCCTCGCCGGCCCGGTGGAGGCGCAGGCGCTGCGCTTCGACGACGGTACCCGCGCCGTGCTCGATGCGCGATGGCGCTACCGCGTCGCGCCAGCCGCCGAGGCACCACCGGGCGCGCCGTGGCAGGCCGCGACGGGCCTGTCGACACTGCACAACGGCATGATCGCGCCGCTCGGGGATTACGGCCTGCGCGGCCTGCTGTGGTACCAGGGCGAATCCAACACGGGCGAGGCTGGCGCCTACGCCGCGTTGTTGCGCACCTTGCGCGACGACTGGCGACAGCAGTTCGGTTACCGCGTGCCGCTGCTGGTGGTGCAACTGGCCGGCTACGGCATGCCGCCGACCGCACCGGTCGACAGCGGCTGGGCGCAACTGCGCGACGCGCAGCGGCAGGTGGTCGCGGAAGACACGCAGTCGGGTCTGGTGGTCGCCATCGACATCGGCGATGCCTACGACATCCACCCGCCGAACAAGCAGGAACTCGCTCGCCGGCTCGCGCGCGCGGCCCGCCATGTCGTGTATGGCGAGCGTGCGCTGGTCCCGTCCGGACCGACCGCACGCACGGCATCGCGCTCGGCGGATGGCGTGAGGATCACCTTCGATGGCGTCACCGGCGCGCTGGTGACGACCGGCGCGAACGGGCCCATCGGCTTCGAGCTGTGCGATGCCGGCACGAAGCGTTGCGACTACGCCGATGCCGTGCTCGACGGCGCTCATGTAGTCCTGCGCGGCCCGCATGCCGACACCGCCACCCACGTGCGCTACTGCTGGGCCGATGGTCCGGTCTGCACGCTGCGCGATGCCGCCGGGCTGCCGGCCGGTCCCTTCGAACTTCCCCTCACTGCTGCCGAGGTGTCCCGATGA
- a CDS encoding glycoside hydrolase family 43 protein, producing the protein MRGLLAGALLVLAASGHAQTLAAPPVYFDWFEYAGHDVAFEAPLPAGHYRNPVLAGFHADPSIVAANGKFYLVNSSFTYFPGIPVFESTDLVHWKQIGNVIDRPTQLDFDGLSVSRGIFAPTIEFHDGVFYVVTTATDSGGNFIATARDPAGPWSDPHWLPTIGGIDPSLFFDDDGKVYLLNNDEPPGPARYDGHRAIWMQQIDLARFQPVGPRKVLIDGGVEPEKKPIWIEGPHIYKRKGWYYLSDAEGGTGPQHSQVVLRSRDVWGPYVPYAGNPILTQRDLPADRPLPITNAGHADLVEGPDGSWWAVFLASRNYQLRHYNTGRETYLLPVQWRDGWPEILPADQAIPYVVKAPSWMRGEATQAPSTGNFVHRDEFDGPALASDWFRVRVPKQAWADLTVRPGALAVHPLTEGLDTLRNPAFLGRRQQHLRFEASTAMSTPAAGVAAGLAAFQSEAYWYFLGVRRMDGDRVAIFLEGRDGSGATRTLATREVEATDALRLKIEGDEGDYGFAFDTGDGRGWQTLASKVDGTVLSTDRAGGFVGALLGPFARDERASRSK; encoded by the coding sequence GTGCGCGGCTTGCTGGCCGGCGCGCTGCTGGTGCTGGCGGCAAGCGGGCACGCACAGACGCTCGCCGCGCCGCCGGTGTACTTCGACTGGTTCGAATACGCCGGTCACGATGTCGCGTTCGAGGCGCCGCTGCCGGCCGGCCATTACCGCAATCCGGTACTGGCGGGTTTCCACGCGGATCCGAGCATCGTCGCGGCGAACGGCAAGTTCTATCTGGTCAACTCCAGCTTCACCTACTTCCCGGGCATTCCCGTGTTCGAGAGCACGGACCTGGTGCACTGGAAGCAGATCGGCAACGTCATCGACCGTCCCACGCAGCTGGATTTCGACGGGCTGAGCGTGTCGCGCGGCATCTTCGCGCCGACCATCGAATTCCATGATGGCGTGTTCTACGTGGTCACCACCGCGACCGACAGCGGCGGCAACTTCATCGCCACCGCGCGTGACCCCGCCGGTCCGTGGTCCGATCCGCACTGGCTGCCGACCATCGGCGGCATCGATCCGTCGCTGTTCTTCGACGACGACGGCAAGGTCTATCTGCTCAACAACGACGAGCCGCCCGGACCGGCGCGCTACGACGGCCATCGCGCCATCTGGATGCAGCAGATCGACCTGGCACGCTTCCAGCCGGTCGGGCCGCGCAAGGTGCTGATCGATGGCGGCGTGGAACCGGAAAAGAAACCGATCTGGATCGAAGGTCCGCACATCTACAAACGCAAGGGCTGGTACTACCTGTCCGATGCCGAAGGCGGCACCGGGCCACAGCATTCGCAGGTCGTCCTGCGCAGCCGCGACGTGTGGGGCCCGTACGTGCCGTACGCGGGCAATCCCATCCTGACCCAGCGCGACCTGCCGGCGGACCGGCCGCTGCCGATCACCAATGCCGGTCATGCGGACCTGGTGGAAGGGCCGGACGGTTCGTGGTGGGCGGTGTTCCTCGCCAGCCGCAACTATCAACTGCGCCACTACAACACCGGTCGCGAAACCTATCTGCTGCCGGTGCAGTGGCGCGATGGCTGGCCGGAGATCCTGCCGGCCGACCAGGCCATTCCTTATGTCGTGAAGGCGCCTTCGTGGATGCGCGGCGAGGCGACGCAGGCGCCGTCCACCGGCAACTTCGTGCATCGCGACGAGTTCGACGGTCCGGCACTCGCTTCCGACTGGTTTCGCGTGCGTGTGCCGAAGCAGGCATGGGCGGACCTGACCGTGCGTCCCGGCGCACTCGCGGTGCACCCGCTGACGGAAGGGCTGGACACCCTGCGCAACCCCGCGTTCCTCGGCCGTCGCCAGCAGCACCTGCGCTTCGAGGCCAGCACCGCGATGAGCACGCCTGCAGCGGGCGTGGCGGCCGGCCTGGCGGCGTTCCAGAGCGAGGCGTACTGGTACTTCCTCGGCGTGCGACGCATGGACGGTGATCGTGTGGCGATCTTCCTGGAAGGCCGTGACGGCAGCGGCGCCACGCGCACGCTGGCCACGCGCGAAGTCGAGGCCACCGACGCACTTCGCCTGAAGATCGAGGGCGACGAAGGCGACTACGGTTTCGCCTTCGACACCGGCGATGGCCGCGGGTGGCAGACCCTGGCCAGCAAGGTCGATGGCACCGTCTTGAGTACCGATCGAGCCGGCGGTTTCGTCGGCGCCCTGCTGGGACCGTTCGCGCGCGACGAGCGCGCTTCGAGGAGCAAATGA
- a CDS encoding glycoside hydrolase family 3 protein — protein MLALCVATWAAPSAHAADAKPWLDTSRSFEARAAALVAEMTLEEKAAQMQNAAPAIERLGVPAYDWWNEALHGVARAGQATVFPQAIGLAATFDVPLMGEVATTISDEARAKHHQFVRDGQHGRYQGLTFWSPNINIFRDPRWGRGQETYGEDPYLTARMGVAFVRGLQGDDPVYRKLDATAKHLAVHSGPEADRHHFDARPSKRDLYDTYLPAFEALVKEGDVDAVMGAYNRVYGESASASKFLLRDVLRRDWGFKGYVVSDCWAIVDIWKNHKIVATREEAAALAVKNGTELECGEEYSTLPAAVRQGLISEAEIDDAVSRLFAARMRLGMFDPPERVRWARIPYSVNQAPAHDALALKAARHSLVLLKNDGILPLSRDLKRIAVVGPTADDTMALLGNYFGTPAAPVTILQGIREAAKGIEVSYARGVDLVEGRDDPAATPLIEAAYLRPSADSPERGLRGEYFRTQDLSGAPALVRTDAQIGFRWDRGSPTDNLQARGEAGPGQGVPNDRFSIRWSGQLLPPVSGRYRIEAAADDGYRLYVDGKRVLDHWTNSDRLRSDGVELDLQAGRAYDLRLEYYDAERDAGVRLAWRMPGAKPPFEEALDIARNADVVVFVGGLTGDVEGEEMTVNYPGFAGGDRTDLRLPATQRALLEALHATGKPVVLVLTGGSALAVDWAQANLPAILMSWYPGQRGGTAVAETLFGDANPAGRLPVTFYTADQAMPAFDDYTMEGRTYRYFRGTPLYPFGHGLSYTRFDYSGLRTDAAKVRADGRVRVQVDVSNTGKRAGDEVVQLYVRPLQAGPGDPQQELRGFQRIHLAPGERRTVAFELQPEQALRGYDEVRGAYTVPPGRYEVRVGGSSADARARATFEVEAR, from the coding sequence ATGCTGGCCCTGTGTGTGGCCACGTGGGCGGCACCTTCCGCGCACGCGGCCGACGCGAAACCGTGGCTCGACACCTCACGCAGCTTCGAGGCGCGCGCGGCTGCGCTGGTCGCGGAGATGACGCTGGAGGAAAAGGCGGCGCAGATGCAGAACGCCGCGCCGGCCATCGAGCGTCTTGGCGTTCCCGCCTACGACTGGTGGAACGAAGCGCTGCACGGCGTGGCGCGCGCCGGGCAGGCGACGGTGTTCCCGCAGGCCATCGGCCTGGCGGCGACCTTCGATGTGCCGCTGATGGGCGAGGTGGCCACCACCATCAGCGACGAGGCACGTGCCAAGCACCACCAGTTCGTCCGCGACGGCCAGCACGGCCGCTACCAGGGCCTGACCTTCTGGTCGCCGAACATCAACATCTTCCGCGATCCGCGCTGGGGCAGGGGCCAGGAAACCTACGGCGAGGATCCCTACCTGACCGCGCGCATGGGCGTGGCCTTCGTGCGCGGCCTGCAGGGCGACGATCCGGTCTACCGCAAGCTGGACGCCACCGCCAAGCATCTTGCCGTCCACAGCGGTCCCGAGGCGGACCGCCACCACTTCGATGCGAGGCCCAGCAAGCGCGACCTGTACGACACCTACCTGCCGGCGTTCGAGGCACTGGTGAAGGAGGGCGACGTGGACGCGGTGATGGGCGCCTACAACCGCGTCTATGGCGAATCCGCCAGTGCCAGCAAGTTCCTGCTGCGCGACGTGCTGCGCCGCGACTGGGGCTTCAAGGGCTATGTGGTCTCCGACTGCTGGGCCATCGTCGACATCTGGAAGAACCACAAGATCGTCGCCACCCGCGAAGAAGCCGCGGCGCTGGCGGTGAAGAACGGCACCGAGCTGGAGTGCGGCGAAGAGTATTCCACGCTGCCCGCCGCCGTGCGCCAGGGCCTGATCAGCGAAGCGGAGATCGACGATGCCGTCAGCCGCCTGTTCGCCGCGCGCATGCGGCTGGGCATGTTCGATCCGCCCGAGCGCGTGCGCTGGGCGCGTATCCCGTACTCGGTCAACCAGGCGCCGGCGCACGATGCGCTGGCGCTGAAGGCCGCGCGCCACTCGCTGGTGCTGCTGAAGAACGATGGCATCCTGCCGCTGTCGCGCGACCTGAAGCGCATCGCCGTGGTCGGCCCGACGGCCGACGACACCATGGCCTTGCTGGGCAACTACTTCGGTACGCCGGCCGCGCCGGTGACGATCCTGCAAGGCATCCGCGAGGCTGCGAAAGGCATCGAAGTGAGCTATGCGCGCGGCGTGGACCTGGTGGAAGGGCGCGACGATCCCGCCGCGACGCCGCTGATCGAGGCGGCCTACCTGCGACCGTCCGCCGATTCTCCCGAGCGCGGTCTGCGCGGTGAGTACTTCCGCACCCAGGACCTGTCCGGCGCACCCGCATTGGTGCGCACCGATGCGCAGATCGGCTTCCGCTGGGATCGCGGTTCGCCGACCGACAACCTGCAGGCGCGCGGCGAGGCAGGTCCGGGGCAGGGCGTGCCGAACGACCGCTTCAGCATCCGCTGGAGCGGCCAGTTGCTGCCGCCGGTATCCGGTCGCTACCGGATCGAGGCGGCTGCGGACGACGGCTACCGGCTGTATGTGGACGGCAAGCGCGTGCTCGACCACTGGACCAACAGCGACCGCCTGCGCAGCGATGGTGTGGAACTGGATCTGCAGGCCGGACGCGCCTACGACCTGCGGCTGGAGTATTACGACGCCGAACGCGATGCCGGCGTGCGGCTGGCCTGGCGCATGCCGGGCGCGAAGCCGCCGTTCGAGGAGGCGTTGGACATCGCACGCAACGCGGACGTGGTGGTGTTCGTCGGTGGCCTGACCGGCGATGTCGAAGGCGAGGAGATGACGGTCAACTATCCGGGCTTCGCCGGTGGCGACCGCACCGACCTGCGCCTGCCTGCCACGCAGCGTGCCCTGCTGGAAGCGCTGCACGCCACCGGCAAGCCGGTGGTGCTGGTGTTGACCGGTGGTTCGGCGCTGGCGGTGGACTGGGCGCAGGCGAACCTGCCGGCCATCCTGATGAGCTGGTATCCGGGGCAGCGCGGCGGCACGGCGGTCGCGGAAACGCTGTTCGGCGACGCGAACCCGGCCGGCCGCCTGCCGGTGACGTTCTACACGGCCGACCAGGCAATGCCGGCGTTCGACGACTACACGATGGAAGGCCGCACCTACCGCTACTTCCGCGGTACGCCGCTGTATCCGTTCGGGCATGGCCTGTCGTACACGCGCTTCGACTACAGCGGGCTGCGTACCGACGCGGCCAAGGTGCGCGCCGACGGCCGCGTGCGCGTACAGGTCGACGTATCGAACACGGGCAAGCGAGCGGGCGACGAAGTGGTGCAGCTGTACGTGCGTCCGTTGCAGGCCGGGCCCGGCGATCCGCAACAGGAACTGCGCGGCTTCCAGCGTATCCATCTGGCGCCGGGCGAGCGCCGTACGGTGGCCTTCGAGCTGCAGCCGGAGCAGGCCTTGCGCGGTTACGACGAAGTCCGTGGCGCGTATACCGTGCCACCGGGTCGCTACGAAGTGCGCGTGGGTGGCTCGAGCGCGGATGCCCGTGCACGCGCGACGTTCGAGGTAGAGGCACGATGA
- a CDS encoding MFS transporter, which translates to MSSTDHTLSIREKLGYSLGDLAANLIFQTLITYLAFFYTDVYRLPPATAATIIFVVGLLGAFVFTPIIGILADRTATRWGRFRPWILWTAIPFGVLSLLAFSTPDLGERGKVVYALATYTLLVLVYAANNLPYSALSGVLTGSMAQRNSLSAYRFVAVMIAQFIIQVLLMPLVLILGDGDRVQGFERVMTLFAVVGTVFFLITFATTRERIVPTKEQSGGVIQDLADLVRNRPWQVMLALTVLVFINLALKGGTYIYYFQYYMSEAALAAFLDNSGFNGFIATVNAALTGAGLAGFTWPEDPATSTFSLFNGSGILCMILGIGMSRRLADRFGKRDVFGGALLVSTLFLLAFYAFPPTAVALAFGAFMLHGFCYGITIPLLWAMIADVADYSEWKNHRRATAIIFSAMLCGLKIGLSVGGALVAGILAHYGYQAGAASQSPAVVDGIRMTVSVYCSIPFLVAVALLFIYEIDKRMETRIEHDLDQRRRAAGAAA; encoded by the coding sequence ATGTCCAGCACTGACCACACGTTGTCGATCCGGGAAAAGCTGGGCTACAGCCTGGGCGATCTGGCGGCGAACCTGATCTTCCAGACGCTGATCACCTACCTCGCGTTCTTCTATACGGACGTCTACCGGCTGCCACCGGCGACGGCGGCGACCATCATCTTCGTGGTGGGCCTGCTCGGCGCGTTCGTGTTCACGCCGATCATCGGCATCCTCGCCGACCGCACGGCGACGAGGTGGGGCCGGTTCAGGCCGTGGATCCTGTGGACGGCGATCCCGTTCGGCGTACTGTCGCTGCTGGCCTTCAGCACGCCGGACCTCGGCGAGCGCGGCAAGGTGGTGTACGCACTGGCGACCTACACGTTGCTGGTGCTGGTCTACGCGGCCAACAACCTGCCGTACTCCGCCCTCAGTGGCGTGCTGACCGGCAGCATGGCCCAGCGCAACAGCCTGTCCGCGTACCGGTTCGTGGCGGTGATGATCGCGCAGTTCATCATCCAGGTGCTGCTGATGCCGCTGGTGCTGATCCTGGGCGACGGTGACCGCGTGCAGGGCTTCGAACGCGTGATGACGCTCTTCGCCGTGGTGGGTACGGTGTTCTTCCTGATCACCTTCGCGACCACCCGCGAACGCATCGTGCCCACGAAGGAACAGTCCGGTGGGGTGATTCAGGACCTCGCCGACCTGGTGCGCAATCGACCCTGGCAGGTGATGCTGGCGTTGACGGTGCTGGTGTTCATCAACCTGGCGTTGAAGGGCGGCACCTACATCTACTACTTCCAGTACTACATGAGCGAAGCGGCCCTTGCCGCCTTCCTCGACAACTCGGGCTTCAACGGTTTCATCGCGACCGTGAATGCCGCGCTCACCGGCGCGGGCCTGGCCGGCTTCACCTGGCCGGAAGATCCGGCCACCTCCACCTTCAGCCTGTTCAACGGCAGCGGGATCCTCTGCATGATCCTGGGCATCGGCATGTCGCGGCGGCTGGCCGACCGCTTCGGCAAGCGCGACGTCTTTGGCGGCGCCTTGCTGGTATCCACGCTGTTCCTGCTGGCGTTCTATGCGTTTCCGCCGACCGCGGTGGCGCTGGCGTTCGGCGCGTTCATGCTGCACGGGTTCTGCTACGGCATCACCATCCCGCTGCTGTGGGCGATGATCGCGGACGTGGCCGACTATTCCGAGTGGAAGAACCATCGTCGCGCCACCGCCATCATTTTCTCCGCCATGTTGTGCGGTTTGAAGATCGGGCTCAGCGTCGGCGGCGCGCTGGTCGCCGGCATCCTGGCGCACTACGGCTACCAGGCCGGCGCTGCTTCGCAGTCCCCGGCCGTCGTCGACGGCATCCGCATGACCGTCAGCGTCTATTGCTCCATTCCCTTCCTGGTCGCCGTGGCGCTGCTCTTCATCTACGAAATCGACAAGCGGATGGAGACGCGCATCGAACACGACCTCGACCAGCGTCGCCGTGCCGCGGGTGCGGCCGCGTGA